From Treponema rectale, one genomic window encodes:
- a CDS encoding 3'-5' exonuclease, with the protein MNERPPIHIFSKYNTLAREFFCGRTFIAFDTETTGLHASDSYMIEIGAVKFNCDGIIGEPFDILIKPPVPVPAQLEELTHITNDMLKDCPGEETAVKAFLEYIEDDYTLLAAHNAPFDLYFMNAALIRSGLAPLKNICIDTLPLSKWAYPSLTAMNIKGTFKLQSLAQRFNIEVKAAHRADDDARVCMEVLKRIVEDSLPRQKDYKQAQEEKSQLSLF; encoded by the coding sequence ATGAACGAAAGACCTCCTATACATATTTTTTCTAAATACAACACTCTTGCCAGGGAATTTTTTTGCGGAAGAACCTTCATAGCATTTGATACGGAAACAACAGGGCTTCATGCCTCAGACAGCTATATGATTGAAATAGGCGCCGTAAAATTCAACTGTGACGGAATAATAGGAGAACCTTTTGACATACTCATAAAGCCCCCTGTACCCGTACCGGCTCAGCTGGAAGAACTGACTCACATAACAAATGACATGCTTAAAGACTGTCCCGGAGAAGAGACAGCAGTAAAAGCTTTTCTTGAATACATTGAGGACGATTATACTCTTCTTGCAGCTCATAACGCCCCCTTTGACCTCTACTTCATGAATGCAGCCCTGATAAGATCGGGTCTTGCACCGCTGAAAAACATCTGCATTGATACCCTGCCCCTGTCAAAATGGGCATACCCGTCCCTGACTGCAATGAATATAAAGGGAACATTCAAATTACAGTCTCTTGCTCAAAGGTTCAATATAGAAGTAAAAGCTGCACACAGGGCAGATGACGATGCAAGAGTCTGCATGGAAGTTCTGAAGAGGATTGTAGAAGATTCTCTACCCAGACAGAAAGACTACAAACAGGCTCAGGAAGAAAAAAGCCAGCTCAGTCTGTTTTAA
- a CDS encoding BMP family lipoprotein, translating to MKKLLAAALVALTAFTGLTSCNSKKGGADICMVTDSGDITDQSFNQTTYEACKEFAKENNLTFKYFKPTANTTSARVASIDLAAKEGKIKAIVLPGFLFAEAIVERAEKYPNIKFIALDVSKGDIEGAAQAAGKAGYTLPGNVFCAVYDEQIPGYMAGYAAVKEGYEHLGFLGGMAVPAVVRYGYGFVQGANQAAVEAGKADKVTVEYVYGNQFFGDAQIKGVMDSWYTARGVQVVFACGGGIFTSACEAAKDVGGKLIGVDTDQSALINSTYGDGMCITSAMKGLAPTVKANLAAILNNTWDDVYGGQITSLGLVSSTNIESNYVQLPTDTWSMKNFSVDDYKALVTKLFTGELSVSAEIEKEPSVAIKFNTYGNIK from the coding sequence ATGAAAAAACTGCTTGCAGCTGCTTTAGTAGCACTCACGGCATTTACAGGACTTACTTCATGTAATTCCAAAAAAGGTGGAGCTGACATCTGTATGGTTACAGACTCAGGAGACATCACAGACCAGTCATTCAACCAGACAACTTATGAAGCATGTAAGGAATTCGCAAAAGAAAACAACCTTACTTTCAAGTATTTCAAACCAACAGCAAACACAACATCAGCACGTGTTGCTTCAATTGATCTTGCTGCAAAAGAAGGAAAAATCAAGGCTATCGTACTTCCAGGATTCCTTTTTGCAGAAGCTATCGTAGAAAGAGCAGAAAAATATCCTAACATTAAATTCATCGCCCTTGACGTATCAAAGGGAGATATTGAAGGTGCAGCACAGGCTGCAGGAAAAGCAGGATACACACTTCCTGGCAACGTTTTCTGTGCAGTATATGACGAACAGATTCCTGGCTACATGGCTGGATACGCTGCAGTTAAAGAAGGATACGAACACCTGGGATTCCTTGGCGGAATGGCAGTACCTGCTGTAGTCCGCTACGGATACGGATTTGTTCAGGGTGCAAACCAGGCTGCTGTTGAAGCCGGAAAAGCAGACAAAGTTACTGTTGAATATGTTTACGGTAACCAGTTCTTCGGTGACGCTCAGATTAAGGGTGTAATGGATTCATGGTACACAGCACGCGGAGTACAGGTTGTATTTGCATGCGGCGGCGGAATCTTTACATCAGCATGTGAAGCTGCAAAAGATGTTGGCGGAAAACTCATCGGTGTAGATACAGACCAGAGTGCCCTCATCAACTCTACTTACGGAGACGGAATGTGCATCACTTCTGCAATGAAGGGTCTTGCACCTACAGTAAAGGCAAACCTTGCTGCAATCCTCAACAACACATGGGATGACGTATACGGCGGACAGATTACAAGCCTCGGTCTTGTTTCTTCTACAAACATCGAGAGCAACTACGTTCAGCTTCCTACAGACACATGGTCTATGAAAAACTTCTCTGTAGATGACTACAAGGCACTTGTAACAAAGCTCTTTACAGGTGAACTTTCTGTATCTGCTGAAATTGAAAAAGAACCTTCTGTTGCAATCAAATTCAACACATACGGAAACATTAAATAA
- a CDS encoding M23 family metallopeptidase — MKIGRIYFNHKRLFLVLALTVTVAAVPFFSAFSQSSSVHKVAKGETFYSISKKYGITVDELCSANGITKNDVLKVGQSLKIPSAKTSGQAPAQRNYDIYTVQKGDTLYHIARINGITVDELKKLNSLSDASSLKAGEKLKIPSSAAEVKNTVLPDLTASDPRNYSSKKGDSSLVWPVKNPVVTYMKGKVSGVQLTAVKNESVTAIRAGTVMYVGNYRGYGQVVFIQAKSGHIYSYSGLGSIKVKKGDYVVFGDVLGTAGIDSIKGTPQICLMVFLKSQPVDPAKAPRG; from the coding sequence ATGAAAATCGGCAGAATTTATTTTAATCATAAAAGACTTTTTCTTGTACTGGCACTGACAGTCACTGTTGCTGCCGTTCCTTTTTTTTCAGCATTTTCTCAGTCTTCTTCCGTGCATAAGGTTGCAAAGGGGGAAACTTTTTATTCAATAAGCAAAAAATACGGTATAACTGTAGATGAACTTTGTTCAGCAAACGGTATTACTAAAAATGACGTTCTTAAAGTAGGTCAGAGCCTTAAGATTCCTTCAGCAAAGACTTCGGGACAGGCTCCGGCACAGAGAAACTATGACATTTATACCGTTCAGAAAGGTGATACCCTTTATCATATTGCCAGAATCAATGGAATTACTGTTGATGAACTGAAGAAACTTAATTCTCTTTCAGATGCTTCTTCTTTGAAAGCTGGTGAAAAACTTAAGATTCCGTCTTCCGCAGCAGAGGTAAAAAATACTGTCCTGCCTGATCTTACTGCCAGTGATCCGAGAAATTATTCTTCCAAAAAGGGAGATTCCAGTCTTGTCTGGCCTGTAAAAAATCCTGTAGTTACTTACATGAAGGGAAAGGTCAGCGGGGTTCAGCTTACGGCCGTTAAAAACGAAAGTGTAACTGCCATACGGGCCGGAACTGTAATGTACGTTGGAAATTACCGGGGCTATGGTCAGGTAGTATTCATACAGGCTAAGTCAGGACATATTTATTCTTATTCAGGGCTTGGATCAATAAAGGTAAAGAAAGGAGACTATGTTGTCTTCGGAGACGTGCTTGGTACTGCCGGAATTGATTCCATAAAAGGAACTCCGCAGATCTGCCTTATGGTTTTCCTTAAGTCTCAGCCGGTTGATCCTGCAAAAGCTCCCCGCGGTTAA
- a CDS encoding lysophospholipid acyltransferase family protein has protein sequence MEQIEKDKGRLEVLARIEEFEKAGRFNEDVEQDPPTIPLTPDKVDYLGKKLSSKIKTRIVNAIALHFINKMIKQGWLVIKEVRGIENFRKIKAGGAVLTCNHFNAFDNFAVLKALEYELKHRIMYKVIREGNFTSFPGLYGLMFRNCNTLPLSQNKSTMRKFLESVDILLKRGEKILVYAEQGMWWNYRKPRPLTNGAFHFAVKNNVPVVPIFITMTDSDRIGPDGFPVQEYTIHIGEAIFADSSKSAKDNVELMKQKNYDVWKKVYEDFYGIPLSYEK, from the coding sequence ATGGAACAGATAGAAAAGGATAAGGGAAGACTGGAAGTTCTTGCCAGAATTGAGGAATTCGAAAAGGCTGGCCGTTTTAACGAGGATGTTGAACAGGATCCTCCTACGATTCCCCTTACGCCGGATAAGGTAGATTATCTTGGGAAGAAGCTTTCGTCTAAAATAAAGACCAGGATAGTTAATGCCATAGCCCTGCATTTTATAAACAAGATGATTAAGCAGGGATGGCTTGTTATAAAAGAAGTCCGTGGAATTGAAAATTTCAGAAAAATTAAGGCTGGTGGGGCTGTTCTTACCTGTAATCATTTTAATGCCTTTGATAATTTTGCAGTTCTAAAAGCCCTTGAATATGAGCTTAAGCACAGGATTATGTATAAGGTAATCAGGGAAGGCAACTTTACGTCTTTCCCGGGGTTGTATGGCCTTATGTTCAGAAACTGCAATACCCTTCCGTTAAGTCAGAATAAAAGCACTATGCGCAAGTTTCTTGAAAGTGTTGATATCCTGCTGAAGAGGGGAGAAAAGATTCTTGTTTATGCGGAACAGGGAATGTGGTGGAATTATCGTAAGCCCCGTCCGCTTACAAACGGAGCCTTTCATTTTGCAGTAAAAAACAATGTTCCGGTGGTTCCGATCTTTATAACCATGACTGATTCTGACAGAATCGGTCCAGACGGCTTTCCTGTTCAGGAGTATACGATACATATAGGCGAAGCAATTTTTGCTGACAGTTCCAAATCTGCAAAGGATAATGTGGAACTGATGAAGCAGAAAAACTATGACGTATGGAAAAAGGTGTATGAAGATTTTTACGGAATACCTCTTTCCTATGAAAAATAG
- a CDS encoding phospho-sugar mutase — protein MNEQEILAKAQQYIAEEKDDSFRSQVEELVAKKDMKELEDRFYQSLEFGTGGLRGVMGGGTNRMNTLNISKATQGLANYLIKAFPEEHKKGTLSVAIAYDSRHNHDKFSDITARVFAANGIRAYLFTGMRPTPELSFAIRTLGCKSGVVVTASHNPPQYNGYKAYWDDGAQVVEPHDKGIITEVNAVKEVKLIDREQAIKEGKIVLMDKEMDEKFQAMVKSQLFRPELIKEKASSVKVVYTPLHGTGAMHVEKVLGDLGLNVITVPEQREGNGDFPTVEKPNPEEAPALKMALDLAKKEKADVVMATDPDADRFGSAFPDKDGNFVLVTGNQMGALLADYVLLSKKEFNKMPADPVLIRSIVTSPFTDKIAAHYGVRSQECLTGFKWIAYDEGQMEKNGTGNYVFGFEESYGYLIETQIRDKDGVSAAAMCAEMTLYWASKGKSLLDRLNEMYKEYGLYQDVSINQYFPGISGPGIMKGIMTKLRSEGLKTLGGKKVLKIRDVQESVSFDPLNPSVKESVSLPKSNVLQFFLEGGTVVSARPSGTEPKIKFYINSTVPVAEKTDAALAAAKKEADDLCNKISAEIKAVLDAAQ, from the coding sequence ATGAACGAACAGGAAATTCTTGCTAAAGCACAGCAGTACATTGCGGAAGAAAAAGATGATTCATTCCGCTCACAGGTAGAAGAACTTGTTGCTAAAAAAGACATGAAAGAACTTGAAGACCGTTTCTATCAGTCTCTTGAATTTGGAACCGGCGGTCTGCGCGGAGTTATGGGCGGCGGAACAAACCGCATGAACACACTTAACATTTCTAAAGCAACACAGGGACTTGCAAACTATCTTATCAAGGCATTCCCTGAAGAACACAAAAAGGGAACCTTAAGCGTTGCTATTGCCTACGACTCAAGGCACAACCATGACAAATTCTCAGATATCACTGCACGCGTATTTGCAGCAAACGGTATCAGGGCATATCTCTTTACAGGAATGAGACCAACTCCTGAACTGTCTTTTGCAATCCGCACACTGGGCTGTAAGTCTGGCGTTGTAGTAACAGCAAGCCATAATCCTCCTCAGTACAACGGATACAAGGCATACTGGGATGACGGTGCCCAGGTTGTAGAACCACATGACAAAGGCATTATCACAGAAGTTAATGCAGTAAAAGAAGTAAAACTCATTGACCGTGAACAGGCAATCAAGGAAGGAAAGATTGTTCTCATGGACAAAGAAATGGATGAAAAATTCCAGGCTATGGTTAAGAGCCAGCTTTTCCGTCCTGAACTCATTAAAGAAAAAGCATCTTCTGTAAAAGTTGTATACACACCACTCCACGGAACAGGTGCAATGCACGTAGAAAAGGTTCTTGGAGACCTCGGACTTAACGTTATTACCGTACCTGAACAGAGAGAAGGAAACGGTGACTTCCCTACAGTAGAAAAACCAAATCCTGAAGAAGCACCAGCCCTTAAAATGGCACTTGACCTTGCTAAAAAAGAAAAGGCTGACGTTGTAATGGCAACTGACCCGGATGCAGACCGTTTCGGTTCAGCATTCCCTGACAAAGACGGAAACTTCGTACTTGTTACAGGAAACCAGATGGGAGCCCTTCTTGCAGACTATGTTCTTCTTTCAAAGAAAGAATTCAACAAGATGCCGGCAGATCCTGTTCTCATCCGCTCTATCGTAACATCTCCATTTACTGACAAGATTGCTGCTCACTACGGTGTAAGAAGCCAGGAATGCCTTACAGGATTCAAATGGATTGCTTATGATGAAGGACAGATGGAAAAGAACGGAACTGGAAACTATGTTTTCGGTTTTGAAGAAAGCTACGGATACCTTATCGAAACACAGATCCGCGACAAGGACGGTGTAAGTGCTGCTGCAATGTGTGCAGAAATGACCCTCTACTGGGCAAGCAAAGGTAAGTCACTTCTTGACCGCCTCAACGAAATGTACAAGGAATACGGTCTTTACCAGGATGTTTCAATCAACCAGTACTTCCCTGGAATTTCAGGCCCTGGAATCATGAAGGGAATCATGACAAAACTCCGCTCAGAAGGTCTTAAAACTTTAGGCGGAAAAAAAGTTCTCAAGATCCGCGACGTACAGGAAAGCGTTTCTTTTGATCCTCTCAACCCTTCTGTAAAGGAAAGCGTAAGCCTTCCAAAGAGCAACGTACTTCAGTTCTTCCTCGAAGGTGGAACAGTCGTAAGTGCACGCCCTTCAGGAACTGAACCAAAGATTAAGTTCTATATCAATTCAACTGTTCCTGTTGCAGAAAAAACAGATGCAGCTCTTGCAGCAGCTAAAAAAGAAGCAGATGATCTTTGCAATAAGATTTCTGCAGAAATCAAGGCTGTTCTTGATGCAGCTCAGTAA
- a CDS encoding ABC transporter permease, translating to MALIIQYTLIFASVLILVALGGMFSERSGVINIGLEGIMVFGALGGAFVLSQISAGTSPFVIVLLTILVSALCGMISSLLLAVAAINFKADQTLVGTAINMLATAAATVIVTSFNTARTANEPQQDFSDILKYNEQRESLLLSIGSFKFNWFIIIAVLVLAAATVILYKTRFGLRLWSCGEHPQAADSVGINVYKMRYAGVLISGALGGIGGITYISSASAEWKFSTGVTGAGFLALAVMIFGQWKPLYIAGSALLFGFFYALSFTYSGFDILLKALDVLHLPSETFQMLPYIISLIVLALTSKKSRAPKAEGIPYDKGTR from the coding sequence ATGGCCCTTATCATACAGTACACATTAATTTTTGCTTCTGTTCTTATACTTGTAGCATTAGGCGGAATGTTTTCTGAACGCTCCGGCGTAATCAACATCGGTCTTGAAGGAATAATGGTATTCGGTGCGCTGGGAGGAGCCTTCGTGCTTTCTCAGATTTCGGCAGGAACAAGTCCTTTTGTAATTGTCCTCCTTACGATTCTGGTAAGTGCCCTCTGCGGAATGATTTCTTCCCTTCTCCTTGCCGTAGCTGCAATAAACTTCAAGGCAGACCAGACACTTGTAGGAACGGCCATCAACATGCTTGCAACTGCAGCAGCAACCGTTATCGTAACTTCATTCAATACAGCCCGCACTGCAAACGAACCGCAGCAGGACTTTTCTGATATATTGAAGTACAACGAGCAGAGGGAATCCCTTCTTCTCAGCATAGGTTCTTTTAAATTCAACTGGTTCATCATAATTGCAGTACTGGTACTTGCAGCAGCAACCGTAATCCTGTACAAGACAAGATTCGGTTTAAGACTCTGGTCCTGCGGAGAACATCCTCAGGCAGCAGACAGCGTAGGTATCAACGTTTACAAGATGCGTTATGCAGGCGTTCTCATTTCAGGAGCACTTGGCGGTATCGGAGGAATCACATACATTTCTTCAGCTTCTGCAGAATGGAAATTCTCAACAGGTGTAACGGGAGCAGGATTTCTTGCCCTTGCAGTAATGATTTTCGGTCAGTGGAAACCTCTCTACATCGCAGGTTCTGCCCTTCTCTTCGGTTTCTTCTATGCACTGTCATTTACCTACTCAGGCTTTGACATTCTCCTTAAGGCACTTGACGTACTCCATCTTCCAAGCGAAACGTTCCAGATGCTTCCTTACATAATTTCGCTTATCGTACTTGCCCTTACGTCAAAGAAATCCCGTGCTCCAAAGGCAGAAGGAATTCCTTACGACAAGGGAACACGCTGA
- a CDS encoding ABC transporter permease, which yields MKNNILESESFKSIVSAVFCALLGILAGFIVLLFINAEHAGEGIQTILLNFLNFPTGDLILENLGNTLVQAVPLILCGLSVLFAYKAGLFNIGAGGQYCIAIAVTLTCAVRFHMPWYLCLIFAILSGALWGALAGFFKAMFNVNEVIACIMLNWIGLYITNTILKRPAVMNSSKSLTYNITAVSPDSLLPKMGLDKVFNCRYATIAIPLAIIVAIAILIVLTKTTFGYELRATGFNKNAAKYAGMKAKTNIIITMAISGALAGMAAGLYYLTDMQQWETSAAVPGMGFNGIAVAFLGGLNPIGTIFAGFFIQHITSGGAALDTTYYNPHIADLISSIIIYLCSFVLIFKTIITKFTAKKNRTSSKEAA from the coding sequence ATGAAAAATAATATTTTAGAAAGCGAAAGCTTTAAATCAATAGTTTCAGCCGTTTTCTGTGCCCTTTTGGGAATTCTGGCAGGATTTATCGTACTCCTGTTCATTAACGCAGAACACGCAGGTGAAGGAATTCAGACAATTCTTCTGAACTTCCTTAATTTTCCAACAGGGGACCTGATTCTTGAAAATCTTGGAAACACCCTGGTACAGGCAGTTCCGCTGATTCTCTGCGGACTTTCAGTTCTCTTTGCCTATAAAGCAGGTCTTTTTAACATCGGTGCCGGCGGACAGTACTGTATTGCCATTGCAGTTACCCTTACCTGTGCCGTAAGATTCCACATGCCGTGGTACCTGTGCCTTATTTTTGCAATACTTTCAGGAGCACTCTGGGGCGCACTGGCAGGATTCTTCAAGGCAATGTTTAACGTAAACGAAGTAATTGCATGCATCATGCTTAACTGGATCGGACTTTACATTACCAACACTATCCTTAAAAGACCGGCAGTAATGAACAGCTCAAAATCCCTTACTTACAATATTACCGCCGTTTCTCCTGATTCCCTTCTTCCGAAGATGGGACTTGATAAGGTTTTCAATTGCCGCTATGCAACCATAGCAATTCCTCTGGCAATAATCGTTGCCATAGCAATCCTTATCGTCCTTACAAAAACTACTTTCGGATATGAACTCAGGGCTACCGGATTCAATAAAAACGCAGCAAAATATGCCGGCATGAAGGCAAAGACAAACATCATCATTACAATGGCAATCTCAGGTGCCCTTGCAGGCATGGCAGCAGGCCTTTACTACCTTACGGACATGCAGCAGTGGGAAACAAGCGCAGCTGTTCCTGGAATGGGATTCAACGGTATTGCAGTTGCCTTCCTTGGAGGCCTTAACCCTATCGGAACAATTTTCGCAGGATTCTTCATCCAGCACATTACTTCCGGAGGTGCCGCCCTTGATACAACCTACTACAATCCACATATTGCTGATTTGATTTCTTCAATAATCATCTATCTTTGCTCATTCGTACTTATATTCAAAACCATAATTACAAAATTTACGGCAAAGAAAAACAGAACTTCAAGTAAGGAGGCTGCATAA
- a CDS encoding ABC transporter ATP-binding protein, translated as MSEFIIEMLNITKRFPGITANDNITLQLKKGEIHALLGENGAGKSTLMSVLFGLYQPEEGKIKKDGVEVKINNPNDATALGIGMVHQHFKLVETFSVLDNIILGSEPAKYGFLKRKEAREKIIELSNRYGLSVDPDAIIEDIPVGMQQRVEILKMLYRENEILIFDEPTAVLTPQEITELMQIMKNLAAEGKSILFITHKLAEIMQVADRCSVLRKGKYIGTVDIKDTNENDLSHMMVGRDVQLQVDKAPAKPGDTVLEIKNLCVKSRIHDALAVKNVSLEVHSGEIVCIAGIDGNGQSEFIHGLTGLEPLASADTSIILGGKDITKESIRQRSIDGMSHIPEDRHKHGLVLDYNLEQNIVLQRYWQKDFQNKGFIKKEAVTEYAERLINQFDVRSGQGTKTTVRAMSGGNQQKAIIARELDKEHKLLIAVQPTRGLDVGAIEYIHKQIVADRDRGAGVLLVSYELSEVFALADRILVMYEGEINGEFKPEEITFKELGLYMSGAKRQGNDK; from the coding sequence ATGAGTGAATTCATTATCGAAATGCTCAACATTACAAAAAGATTCCCCGGAATCACTGCTAATGACAACATTACGCTTCAGTTAAAAAAAGGTGAGATTCATGCCCTTCTGGGAGAGAACGGTGCCGGAAAATCAACCCTTATGAGCGTTCTTTTCGGTCTTTACCAGCCGGAAGAAGGAAAGATAAAAAAAGACGGCGTCGAAGTAAAAATCAATAATCCTAATGATGCTACGGCTCTCGGCATCGGAATGGTTCACCAGCACTTCAAGCTTGTGGAAACCTTTTCAGTACTTGACAACATCATTCTCGGATCAGAACCGGCAAAATACGGTTTTCTTAAAAGAAAAGAAGCCAGAGAAAAAATCATAGAACTCAGCAACCGCTACGGGCTTTCTGTTGACCCGGATGCAATTATTGAAGACATACCTGTAGGAATGCAGCAGCGCGTAGAAATACTTAAAATGCTCTACAGGGAAAATGAAATACTTATTTTTGATGAACCTACAGCAGTTCTTACTCCGCAGGAAATTACAGAACTCATGCAGATTATGAAAAATCTTGCAGCAGAAGGAAAATCAATTCTTTTCATCACACATAAACTCGCAGAAATCATGCAGGTTGCCGACAGATGTTCCGTTCTCAGGAAGGGAAAATACATCGGCACCGTAGACATAAAAGATACAAATGAAAATGACTTAAGCCATATGATGGTTGGCCGTGACGTTCAGCTTCAGGTAGATAAAGCCCCTGCAAAACCGGGAGATACTGTACTCGAAATTAAAAATCTCTGCGTAAAGAGCCGCATCCATGATGCCCTTGCAGTAAAAAACGTAAGTCTTGAAGTTCATTCAGGAGAAATCGTATGTATTGCAGGTATTGACGGAAACGGACAGTCAGAGTTCATTCACGGACTTACAGGACTTGAACCTCTTGCCTCTGCCGACACCTCAATCATTCTCGGCGGAAAAGACATTACTAAAGAATCCATCAGGCAGCGTTCCATTGACGGAATGAGCCATATTCCGGAAGACCGCCATAAGCACGGTCTTGTTCTTGACTACAATCTTGAGCAGAACATTGTCCTTCAGCGTTACTGGCAGAAAGACTTCCAGAACAAAGGCTTTATAAAGAAGGAAGCTGTTACTGAATATGCAGAACGCCTTATTAATCAGTTTGACGTAAGATCAGGTCAGGGAACAAAAACTACTGTCCGTGCCATGTCAGGAGGAAACCAGCAGAAAGCAATCATAGCCCGCGAACTTGACAAGGAACACAAACTTCTTATCGCAGTACAGCCAACCCGCGGTCTTGATGTTGGTGCCATCGAATACATTCACAAGCAGATTGTAGCAGACAGAGACAGAGGAGCCGGTGTTCTTCTGGTTTCTTACGAACTTTCAGAAGTATTTGCCCTTGCAGACAGAATCCTCGTTATGTACGAAGGAGAAATCAACGGAGAGTTTAAGCCTGAAGAAATCACATTCAAGGAACTTGGACTTTACATGTCAGGTGCAAAACGACAGGGGAATGACAAATGA
- a CDS encoding glycosyltransferase family 8 protein — MSKIKGLKVPVFLASDDNYAPFLAVTLKSIFEHASPENFYEIIILSTDLSKENEEKIIALKTDNSSIRFVSMKEQVEKIKSIFPIRDYYSIETYYRIFIADLFPQYDKVVYLDCDVVTLVDIADMYRVRLGNKLVAAAHEDVADILEIYRKYIRYALDCNPKKYFSAGILLMNTKLFRKEQFAKKFINLMSKYTFRITQDEDYLNVLCKGRIRKLDLGWNRGAFPLGSFDEKELKIIHYKLNWKPWKVDDASYQEHFWNYVEKTPYKEEILRKKSEYTDERKQKDASDFQRLLCWVAEDAEDPNNYRNAEVMKGFRKIRRNVLHVMGKVSYVGRFFMYVGRSIFRTA, encoded by the coding sequence ATGAGCAAGATAAAAGGATTAAAGGTGCCTGTATTCCTGGCATCTGATGACAATTATGCGCCGTTTCTGGCTGTTACGTTAAAATCAATTTTTGAACATGCATCTCCTGAAAACTTTTATGAGATAATAATTCTTTCAACAGACCTCTCAAAGGAAAATGAAGAAAAGATTATTGCCTTAAAGACAGACAATTCTTCAATCCGGTTTGTTTCAATGAAGGAACAGGTAGAAAAAATAAAGTCTATTTTTCCAATCAGGGATTATTATTCAATCGAAACCTATTACCGCATCTTTATTGCGGATTTGTTCCCTCAGTACGATAAGGTGGTTTATCTTGACTGTGACGTGGTAACTCTTGTTGATATCGCAGACATGTACCGCGTCCGTCTTGGAAACAAGCTGGTTGCTGCAGCTCATGAGGATGTTGCTGATATTCTTGAAATTTACCGTAAGTACATCCGTTATGCCCTTGACTGTAATCCGAAAAAATATTTCAGTGCCGGAATTCTTTTAATGAATACAAAACTTTTCAGAAAAGAACAGTTTGCAAAGAAATTCATTAACCTCATGTCAAAGTATACCTTCAGAATCACTCAGGATGAGGACTATCTCAATGTACTTTGTAAAGGAAGAATCCGTAAACTGGATTTGGGATGGAACAGGGGAGCATTCCCTCTCGGTTCTTTTGATGAAAAAGAACTGAAGATTATTCACTATAAGCTTAACTGGAAGCCGTGGAAGGTTGATGATGCCAGCTATCAGGAGCATTTCTGGAACTATGTGGAAAAAACTCCATATAAGGAAGAAATTCTTCGTAAGAAGAGTGAGTATACTGATGAAAGAAAACAGAAAGATGCTTCGGATTTCCAGAGGCTTCTCTGCTGGGTAGCAGAAGATGCAGAGGATCCTAATAATTACCGTAATGCAGAAGTTATGAAGGGATTCCGCAAGATTCGCCGTAATGTGCTTCATGTTATGGGAAAGGTTTCTTATGTAGGCCGTTTTTTCATGTATGTTGGCCGTTCTATTTTCCGTACTGCATAA